One Brassica napus cultivar Da-Ae chromosome C2, Da-Ae, whole genome shotgun sequence DNA window includes the following coding sequences:
- the LOC106429010 gene encoding basic leucine zipper 43-like, which produces MQPQADVFSLHNYINSSNPSPYPSHFAVSPPYPINGQNLNPFYGIQSATNNPQSMSLSSNSTSDEAEEQQTDKNIINERKQRRMISNRESARRSRMRKQRHLDELWSQVMWFRVENHQLLDKLNNLSESHEKVLQENVQLKGETSELKQVISDMKIQSPFSCFRDDIIPIE; this is translated from the coding sequence ATGCAGCCGCAAGCAGACGTTTTCAGCCTCCATAACTACATAAACTCCTCGAACCCATCTCCATATCCTTCCCATTTCGCCGTATCCCCGCCATATCCAATCAACGGTCAAAACCTGAATCCCTTCTACGGAATTCAAAGTGCTACTAACAATCCACAATCCATGAGCCTAAGCAGCAACTCGACATCAGATGAAGCAGAAGAGCAGCAGACGGACAAAAACATAATCAACGAGCGGAAGCAGAGAAGGATGATATCAAACAGAGAATCAGCAAGGAGATCGCGTATGAGGAAGCAGCGACACCTTGACGAGCTTTGGTCTCAGGTGATGTGGTTCAGGGTCGAGAACCATCAGTTACTTGATAAGCTTAACAATCTCTCTGAGTCTCACGAAAAGGTTCTTCAAGAGAATGTTCAGCTCAAAGGGGAAACATCTGAGTTAAAGCAGGTGATTAGTGATATGAAAATTCAAAGCCCTTTCTCTTGCTTCAGAGACGATATAATCCCCATTGAATAG